The Anabaena sphaerica FACHB-251 genome includes a window with the following:
- the cas5c gene encoding type I-C CRISPR-associated protein Cas5c, whose translation MQLKLWGELGLFTRPEFKAEPHSYRVMPFTAAVGVLESIFWKPEIKYKINHITVLKPISTFTIQRNMVQSKQSYRNAKDWMKNDGIGGYTAVGDRAQRNHVILRDVAYIIDFNFDLQTEADLSNKYVAQIKRRIEKGQCFRQPYFGCREYIAHFGFPSEEDQPAPELKGEIDLGLMPKQMHFIPDQKGAVSWHTAEGFVKGNVVTEFAHFIMQDGRVCCKS comes from the coding sequence ATGCAGTTAAAGTTATGGGGTGAATTGGGTTTATTCACAAGGCCAGAATTTAAAGCTGAACCGCACAGTTATCGAGTAATGCCCTTTACTGCGGCTGTAGGTGTATTAGAGTCTATTTTCTGGAAACCAGAGATTAAATACAAGATTAATCACATCACGGTACTAAAGCCAATTAGCACATTCACGATACAGCGTAACATGGTGCAGTCCAAACAAAGCTATAGAAATGCTAAAGATTGGATGAAGAATGATGGTATAGGGGGTTACACGGCTGTAGGCGATCGCGCCCAAAGAAATCATGTGATATTGCGTGATGTAGCCTATATCATTGATTTTAATTTTGATTTACAAACAGAGGCAGATTTATCTAATAAATATGTAGCACAAATAAAGCGGAGAATTGAAAAAGGGCAATGTTTTAGACAACCTTATTTTGGATGTCGAGAATATATAGCACATTTTGGTTTTCCTTCAGAAGAAGATCAACCAGCACCAGAATTAAAAGGGGAAATTGATTTAGGTTTAATGCCTAAACAAATGCACTTTATTCCTGATCAAAAAGGTGCTGTTTCTTGGCATACTGCGGAAGGTTTTGTCAAAGGAAATGTAGTTACAGAATTTGCTCACTTTATCATGCAAGATGGGCGGGTATGTTGCAAGAGTTAG
- the cas3 gene encoding CRISPR-associated helicase Cas3', whose translation MIYLARITTDCKEQLLSAHLQNVAEMSAKVVPQEFQAVARYAGLWHDLGKYQQKWQEYLQNNGKRVNHSQHGAVLALKIGKKEPPAIAYIIAGHHSGLSERLKLNGSEYKQTAVCLEECLEIAKQEIADFIPEELPDINLSDKLRREFAIRMLFSVLVDTDRLDARNFENKCESSILQDLELSAYNKMSFNPHFYSSPSPNVISEARNVFAQHCINKSELPKGIFRLTGPCGIGKTIASARFAYLHSQKHQMSGIVYVGPLKSIIEQTADVYRQLFGENAVLEHHSGYEPKLEESKEYKLNTERWDKPVIVTSGVQFYESLFANHPTKCRKLQGLINKVILLDESQSIPGDLVRPILNVLNTLVKDWGCTIVLMSATQPAFDKLKEDDLTNVVDIIPEDETRRLFHQLNRVQYQYIPDNWEWDNLVDSIKSSGLNQGLIIVNTTKLAREGYQRLSEEYPDNCFHLSSRMCPDHRSQVLNQVRELLKSEKPCFLISTQVVEAGVDVDFPVVYRQLAPLDSIIQAAGRCNREGKQDKGNVIIFNMSSSNPPGYQSGISITKKILEKCDLNSDILYLIKMYFSDLLNQNYDGGVDIQKLREKYDFPEVAKAVKVIDNEHQIAVVVKWGDSEKLIAEMKNQEYITESDWRRLQKFTVNIPKNDQYTNYTQIGKIDVWMGDYGETGISDKVG comes from the coding sequence ATGATTTACTTAGCAAGAATTACTACAGATTGTAAAGAACAACTACTATCAGCACATTTACAGAATGTTGCGGAAATGTCTGCAAAGGTTGTACCGCAGGAATTTCAAGCTGTAGCTAGGTATGCTGGTTTATGGCATGATTTGGGTAAATATCAGCAAAAATGGCAAGAATATTTACAAAACAACGGTAAGCGAGTTAATCACTCTCAACATGGTGCTGTTTTAGCGTTAAAAATCGGTAAAAAAGAACCTCCCGCAATTGCTTATATAATAGCTGGCCATCATTCTGGATTGTCTGAAAGGTTAAAATTAAATGGTAGTGAGTATAAACAAACCGCAGTATGTTTAGAAGAATGTTTAGAAATAGCTAAACAAGAAATAGCAGATTTTATACCAGAAGAATTACCAGATATTAATTTATCTGATAAATTGCGACGAGAATTTGCCATTAGAATGTTATTTTCTGTCTTAGTTGATACTGACAGATTAGACGCGCGCAATTTTGAAAATAAGTGTGAAAGCTCCATTTTACAAGATTTGGAGCTTTCTGCATATAACAAAATGAGTTTCAATCCTCATTTCTATTCTTCACCATCGCCAAATGTAATTAGTGAAGCAAGAAATGTCTTTGCCCAACATTGTATCAATAAAAGTGAATTACCCAAAGGAATTTTTAGACTAACTGGACCCTGTGGAATTGGTAAAACCATTGCTAGTGCGAGATTTGCCTATTTACACAGTCAAAAACATCAAATGTCAGGAATAGTTTATGTAGGACCACTGAAAAGTATCATTGAACAAACTGCTGACGTTTATCGCCAATTATTTGGAGAAAATGCAGTATTAGAACATCATTCAGGATATGAACCAAAATTAGAAGAAAGCAAAGAATATAAATTAAATACAGAAAGATGGGATAAACCGGTAATTGTCACCAGTGGAGTGCAATTTTATGAAAGTTTATTTGCCAATCATCCTACAAAATGCCGAAAATTACAAGGTTTAATCAACAAAGTCATTTTATTAGATGAATCTCAATCTATTCCTGGTGATTTAGTCCGTCCAATATTAAATGTTTTGAATACATTAGTTAAAGATTGGGGATGTACAATAGTTTTGATGAGTGCTACCCAACCAGCATTTGATAAACTGAAAGAGGATGATTTAACCAATGTGGTTGATATTATTCCTGAAGATGAAACCAGAAGATTATTTCATCAACTTAACCGTGTTCAGTATCAATATATTCCAGATAATTGGGAATGGGATAATTTAGTCGATAGCATTAAATCATCTGGTTTAAATCAAGGTTTAATTATTGTGAATACAACCAAATTAGCAAGGGAAGGATATCAACGATTATCTGAAGAATACCCAGATAATTGTTTTCATCTCAGTTCTAGAATGTGTCCTGATCATCGTTCGCAAGTTTTGAACCAGGTGCGAGAATTATTAAAGTCTGAAAAACCTTGTTTTTTAATTAGTACCCAAGTAGTTGAAGCGGGTGTTGATGTGGATTTTCCTGTAGTTTATCGGCAACTTGCCCCTTTAGATTCTATCATTCAAGCAGCAGGAAGATGTAACAGAGAAGGAAAACAAGATAAAGGTAATGTGATAATTTTTAATATGTCATCTTCTAACCCTCCAGGATATCAATCTGGAATAAGTATTACTAAAAAAATCCTAGAGAAATGTGATTTAAACAGTGATATTTTATATCTGATAAAAATGTATTTTAGTGATTTATTGAATCAAAATTATGATGGAGGTGTAGATATTCAAAAATTAAGAGAAAAATATGATTTTCCCGAAGTTGCCAAAGCTGTAAAAGTGATTGATAATGAACATCAAATAGCAGTAGTTGTCAAATGGGGAGACAGTGAAAAATTAATTGCAGAAATGAAAAATCAAGAATATATAACAGAGTCAGATTGGCGAAGATTACAAAAATTTACTGTGAATATTCCCAAAAATGATCAATATACAAATTATACCCAAATTGGTAAAATAGATGTTTGGATGGGAGATTATGGAGAAACAGGTATTTCTGACAAAGTAGGGTGA